The Arvicola amphibius chromosome 6, mArvAmp1.2, whole genome shotgun sequence DNA window CGACACGGAAAGCTTGGCTAACCGCCGATATTAGGCGGGGCCGGTGAAGATGGGAGGCTGTGGCGCGCAAAGCACTGTGGGACACTGGCAACGTGGGGTGGGACGGAAGCCTCCGAGGGTCAGATCTTACCGACGCGGGAAGTCCAGACACCAGAACTGTCTGAAGAGAAGGCCTGAGGCGGAGGAGGCTCGGGCTCCAGCGGAGGCCATGGCGGAGAGGCCCGAGGACCTAAATCTGCCCAACGCCGTCATTACTAGGATCATCAAGGAAGCGGTGAGCTGCTCGGGCTGGCGAATGGGTCGAGGGCGGACGAGCGAGCAGATTAACAAGATCCGCGTGTGTGTTTATCTCCACTCTCGCAGCTCCCGGACGGCGTCAACATCTCCAAGGAGGCCCGGAGCGCCATCTCCCGCGCCGCCAGCGTCTTCGTTCTGTATGCCACATCCTGGTGAGtcgagcagaggcagaaggaaggctcTGCGGGATCTGTCCCCGACTTCGTGGCCCCAGTAATTGTTCCCTGCTTCAGTAGAGAGAGCACTCCTCCAGTTCCCACAAATTCTGAAGCAGATTAAACAAGGTTCCCGTAGCCCTTTGTACGGGGAAGGAATGAACTGAGTCGTGAATCTAAGATAAATACGGATTTTCCCGTCCCACCTCTTGTTGTCCTTTGTTCCCACCCACTCTGACAGCTTTTGAAGGggctttgcttttttcttcagtGCGAACAACTTCGCAATGAAAGGGAAGCGCAAGACTCTCAATGCCAGTGATGTGCTGTCAGCCATGGAAGAGATGGAATTCCAGCGGTTCGTTACACCATTGAAAGAAGCTCTAGAAGGTATCCATCCGCTCTTCAGTTTCATAAGCCATATGAAAGATGATCATCCTTTGTTCCCTGATGACCTTGATTACAGTAATGGTCATGATTCCTCTGTTTAGTTGGTACCATCTGAGATATGTGATATGGGCCTGGTTATCTTTCTATGCCTTGGTTTGCAATAATTTCCTGCTTCCTTACAGCATACAGGCGGGAGCAAAAAGGCAAGAAGGAGGCTTCCGAGCAAAAGAAGaaggacaaagacaaaaaaacagaTTCTGAAGAGCAGGACAAGAGCAGGGAGGAAGAcgatgaagatgaagaaagatTGGATGAGGAAGAAcagaatgaagaggaggaagtagaCAACTGAGTGGAGAGTGGGCAGACCATGGCGCCATGGAAGTGACCACCTGCGATGTTTTCATGTGAAGCCTTTCCCTGCAAGGCAGAGCCATCTTCGGCACAGGTGTCTGAgatcaaaataaaaactgaccAAAAAGATCAAAATCATCTCTTCCGACACTCAGAGAACCTGAATAACAGAAACCTGTTTTGCTGAATCAGTCTGGAGGTTGTGACTTTTTAGTATAAGGGATTCTGAGTGACTAAATAGTTTGATATTGTTTGTTTACTTAAGTATGTGACTAGCTAGTTTTTGATCCCATTTCCCTACCCCTCCAAAAAAGTAATAACTTTCAAGTTGCCTGCTGTGTTCCAGTTCACAGAGGCCCTAAAGGCTGAGGGGAGAAATGGGGCTTTGAGCACAGTCACCCTGTTTGATTGTACAGTGTTGGCAGTAGGTCAGAATGGTTGCTCTTTAAGAAATGACTAAAAAGCTGTAGGAGAATAAGGTAATCTCGTCACTGGATTGTAGCATTACTTGTTTTGTTGTCTAGAGTTAATTAGCTTGTAGCCCTTTATTGACTGTAGATGTTCAGTCTGCTGTGGTGGCTGCACATACATTCTTAAATTCTTAATGTTGATTGTAATATGTCAAAAAAAATGGTGCCAATTCTTAAAAACAGATGGCTCAATCTTTGGTGGTAACTCAGTGCCTGCACTGTAAGATT harbors:
- the Pole3 gene encoding DNA polymerase epsilon subunit 3, producing MGGCGAQSTVGHWQRGVGRKPPRVRSYRRGKSRHQNCLKRRPEAEEARAPAEAMAERPEDLNLPNAVITRIIKEALPDGVNISKEARSAISRAASVFVLYATSCANNFAMKGKRKTLNASDVLSAMEEMEFQRFVTPLKEALEAYRREQKGKKEASEQKKKDKDKKTDSEEQDKSREEDDEDEERLDEEEQNEEEEVDN